The genomic interval TTCATGCAGTCTTCGTCGAGCGCGCCCTTCCGCGTGCATTCCTTGATGTCGCGCCGGAACTCTTCCACCGTGTACGGCTGATTGACCTTCATCCACTCGCGCTCCGGCTCCGCGCATCCGCTCAGCACGAGGGAAAGCCCCAGACCGATCAGGAGGCCGGCGATGCGCATTTGCCCCGCATTGTACCGGGTGTATGGTCTAGAGGGGAACCTTCCATGGACACTGGATGGGGCCGTGGAGTCTGGTCGGCGCTGAGCCAGCTGAGTGACCGGCTGGCGACGGTGCTGCCCGGGCTGCTCGTCATGTTCACCCTCATCGCGCTCGGGCTCGTCCTGGGTTGGGTCGTGCAGCTCGTCCTGACCCGCCTGGCGCGCGCCATCGGCTTCGACCGCCACACGGAGCGCTGGGGCGTTGCCTCGTCGCTCCGGCGCTCGGGGATCCTCCGGACGCCCGCCGACGTGCTCGGCATCCTGGCCTTCTGGGCGATCTTCGTCCTGTTCGCGAGCCTGGGCATCGACGCGCTCCGCGCGCCGGGGGCGCCGGGCGCGACGGTATTCCTGCTCGCCTTCCTGCCGCCGCTCTTCGCCGCCGTGCTGATCCTCATCGTCGGCTGGCTCGTCGCCAACTTCCTGAGCCAGGGACTGCTGATCGCCGCCGTGAACGCCGGGCTGCCGGAGGCGCGGCTGCTGGCCCGCGCCGCCCACTGGGGCGTGTTGCTCTTCGCAGGCGCCACGGCGCTCACGCACCTCGGCATCGGCAAGGAGATGGTGCTGGTGGCCTTCGGCATCACGTTCGGCGGGCTCGTGTTCGCGCTCGCGCTGGCCTTCGGCCTCGGCGGGCGCCACATCGCCCGCGAGCTGCTGACCCGCCGTCTGCGACGCGACGCTCCGCCCGAGCGCGAGCGCCTGACCCACCTCTAGTGCCGTTCCAACTATTCGCGCCTAGGAAGGCACCGTGTACGTCGTTCGTGGACAGATTTAGTATCAACAAGTTGGAACGGCACTAGGCCGGCGCGCGCGTCGGCGCGCCCCTCAGCGCACGTCCGGCCTGAAGAGCACGTACCCCACGCCGGCGCGCTCCAGCCAGACACGCACGATCTGCTGGAGAGGATAGCGCCGGGGCACCGAGGCTGCGTCGGGGGCGGCCGGGTCGTTCACGAGGACGTGGCCGTCCTCGTATCCGGTGAGGACGAGCAAGTGGCCGGACGTCTCGGCGATGGCCGCGCCACCCAGCTCGCCCGCCGCGTACCGGACGGAGGCCACGACCGGTAGCCCCCGGTCCAGGCACCACGCCGCCGAGGCCCAGTCGGGAAAGCGCAGCAGGTATCCCAGCACGCCCCGCCGCGCGGCGGCACTGATGGCCGCGGGCCAGACCCCGTAGAGATCGAGCGCAGGATGGAACATCTCCGCGGCGAGGTCGCGCAGGTCGTCCCGCATCCGCCAGTAACCGAGCACCATCGCGACGCTCGTCGGGGAGCAGATCCGCGCCGCCATCGCGGCGCCCTCCGCCATCTGGCTCCGCGCGGGTACGGCGAGTCGCGCCGCGCCGGAGGCGCGACCGGGTTCGACCGGCCCCAGATCAGACGCCGACAGCGTCACCAGCCACGGCGCCGCCAGCAGCGCCGCGTCCCCGTCGGCGCGCAACCGCAGGCGCAGCCGCACCGCCTCGACCGGCCTGGCCGCCATCCAGAAATCGATCTGGGTCTCGAGCCCGGCGCTCCCCGTCGCGACGGGGACGAACTGCGCGGGCCCGATCGACGCCGCCGCGATCCACCGGGACCATCCGCCGGCGCCGGCAGTCGACGCTTCGAAGCGGAAGCTGCAGGGGCGATCGCTCAGCGCGCTGAAGGCAGGTAGCAGATGACGCGCCCCGCCACGGGGCCGCCACGGGCCGAACTCCAGGAGGAGATCGTCCCCCTCGTGAGTCACGGCCGGCGCCGCCTCGACCCCGCGGCGGCACGCGGGCGGAATCACCGCCGTGATCGCGCGCGCATCCGGAACCGACGCCACGGCGAAGAGGTCAGTGAGCACGGGCGAGTATACCGCGCGCTCGCGGCACGCGCCTTGCACATGCCTTCCGGCCATTCCGGCCTGTGCCGTCGTCGGGAAGAGGAGTGGCCCATGACGTTCGGAAAGTGCCTCTGGGATGGATGCACCCGCCACGCGGTCAAAGCCGCGACGGGGGCGTGCCGCGCACACCACGCCCTCCTGCGCGAGTCGCGCTGTGAGAAGTGCCAGGGGCCTCTGGCGAGCCGCCAGGAGCTCGAAAGCCGTCTGTGTCGCCGCTGTACCGTCATCCGTGCCGCGTGAGCTTCATCCCCCGTGGCATCGGCGTTGCGCGCGTGTCACCGTGATGCCTCCCGAGCCCGACCCGCCGCGAGATAGCCCCCGACGCCTTTGTGCCCGTCCAGCGCGGAATGGTGGTGGCTATCGTGATCGAAACCCCGGACTGGTACTCGGGGCTCGTGCAGGCGGCGCTGGCGCGCGTCAGGATCGAAGGGCTGAACGGATCTCGGGCGGGCGGGGGGCGTGGGCGAGGGTCCCCCGCCCACGGTCTCCCCCTGGATCTTGCGCAGCCTCACGCTGCGCGCCCCGGCAAAAGTCGGGGCTAACTCAAGGTCTCGTCTCGCGCCGCTCGGGTCGCTAACGGACTCCGAACGGCGCGGCCTCTCGGCCCGGTGGCGTATTTTCCATAACCCCGACCTCCGGGATAGGAGTGACGGCCACTACGGTGCGCGGCACGCCTGATCCGCATCACCGTACTCGACTTCTAACGCCGGCCCCCCGCCCCGTCAAGGGGTCGCGGGCGCCACGCCCTGAGGGCTTGTGCCCGCCGCCACAACCGCCAGCGCCTCATCGAAGACGGCCAGCGTCTGCTCCACATCGGCGTCGCTCAGCGCCAGCGAGACGTAAATCTTGTTCACCGCCTTCACCACGCCGCGGCGGAGACACTCCTCGTTGAAGCGGCGGATCCGCCCCCGGTCGGCGGTGAGCGTCGCGCGGTAATCGACGATCTTCCGCTCCGTGAAGAGGACGTCGAAGACCGGCGGCTCCCCGCTGACCTGCGCGGCCAGCTCGTGACGGCGCGCCGCCTGCTGCAGCCCGTCCCGCAGCCGCGTTCCCATCTGGTGCAACCGGTGGTACGTGCCTGGCTTCCTCAGTTCACCGAGCGTCGCCAGGCCCGCCACGGCGGCGATGGGGTTGCCGTTCAGCGTGCCGGCCTGCCAGACGTGGTCCGGCGTGCCCTCCAGCGCGGGATCGAAGTGGCGCATGATCTCGACGGGCCCACAGACGGCGCCCAGCGGGAAGCCACCCGCCAGGACCTTGCCGAGGGTGGCCAGGTCCGGGACCACGCCGTAGTACTCCTGGGCGCCGCCGTAGGCGAGACGAAAGCCGGTGACGATCTCGTCGAAGACCAGGGGGACGCCGTAGCGGCGCGTGACCGCCCGCAGCCCCTGGAGGAATCCGGGAGCGGGCACGATGACGCGCTGGTACGGCTCGACGATGACGGCGGCCAGCTCGTTGTGATAGGTGGCGATCAGCGCCTCGGCCGTCGCCAGGTCGTTGTAGGGAGCGACCAGGACCGTGTCCTGGAGCCCGTGGGGGATCCCGGCAGAGTCGAGCGTGGGCGCGGGAAAGGCCTTGGGCGATCGGGTGCTCACGCTCATGGCGCCGTAGTCGTGGGTCCCGTGCCAGCCGCCCTCGAACTTCATGATCTTGTCGCGCCGGCGGTAGGCGCGCGCGAGCCGCAGCGCGAAGAAGGTCGCCTCGCTTCCGCTCGACGTGAACCGCACCTGCTCGCAGCACGGCACCGCGCGGGCCAGCTCCTCCGCCAGCTCGATGATCGGCTCGTTGAGGAGCATGTACGTGCTGCCCCGGCCGAGCTGCCGCTGCACAGCGTCGACCACCGCCGGGTGAGCGTGTCCGAGCAGCATCGGACCGGAGCCCAGCAGGTAGTCGGTGTATCGCCGGCCTTCCGTGTCCCAGAGGTAGGCGCCGCGCCCCTCCCGCACGACGAACTCGAGTCCCGGCCCGCTCCGATGGCTGCCGAGCACGCCGCCCGGGAAGACGCGCGCCGCGCGCCGGACGATGTCGGAGAGCTCGCTCATCGGATGCCTCGCTTCGCTGGGATGGGTCCCGCCATCATACGCGATTTACTCCGGGCCGGTCACGAGCACGCCCGAGCCCGTGAGCCCGCCGTGCTTGAGCAGCTCCAGCGCCCGGTTGGCCTCCTCCAGCGGAAACGCCGTGACGGCCGGGCGCACCGGGATCGCGGCCGCCTCGGCCAGCAGCCGGCGGCCGTCGTCCCGCGTGTTGTTGGCCACGCTCGTGATACGACGCTCGCCGTAGAGGTCCGCGTAGTTGAGGGACGGGATCCGGGACATGTAGATCCCGGCCAGCGCCAGCGTCCCCCCGGGCGCCAGGTGGCGCAGCGCCAGGGGAACGAGCTCCCCCGCCGGGGCGAAGATGATGGTGCCCTCGGCCGGCGTCGGCGGCCGGTCGGTCACGTCGCCGGTCCAGGCCGCGCCCAGGTCACGGGCCAGCGCGCGGGCGGCGGCGCTGCGCGTGACGACGTAGACGCGAATGTCGCGCGCCGCGGCCACCTGCAGCGTGATGTGGGCGGAGGACCCGAAGCCATACAACGCCAGCCGCCCGCCCCGCCCCACGCCGGTCAGAGTCAGCGCTCGATAGCCGATGATGCCCGCGCAGAGCAGCGGCGCCGCCTCGGTGTCGCTGAACACGTCGGGCAGCAGATAGGCGAAGCCCGCCGGTACCACCGCGTACTCGGCGAAGCCGCCGTCGGCGTGGTAGCCGGTGAACTCG from Candidatus Methylomirabilota bacterium carries:
- a CDS encoding aspartate aminotransferase family protein, with amino-acid sequence MSELSDIVRRAARVFPGGVLGSHRSGPGLEFVVREGRGAYLWDTEGRRYTDYLLGSGPMLLGHAHPAVVDAVQRQLGRGSTYMLLNEPIIELAEELARAVPCCEQVRFTSSGSEATFFALRLARAYRRRDKIMKFEGGWHGTHDYGAMSVSTRSPKAFPAPTLDSAGIPHGLQDTVLVAPYNDLATAEALIATYHNELAAVIVEPYQRVIVPAPGFLQGLRAVTRRYGVPLVFDEIVTGFRLAYGGAQEYYGVVPDLATLGKVLAGGFPLGAVCGPVEIMRHFDPALEGTPDHVWQAGTLNGNPIAAVAGLATLGELRKPGTYHRLHQMGTRLRDGLQQAARRHELAAQVSGEPPVFDVLFTERKIVDYRATLTADRGRIRRFNEECLRRGVVKAVNKIYVSLALSDADVEQTLAVFDEALAVVAAGTSPQGVAPATP
- a CDS encoding C39 family peptidase; the encoded protein is MLTDLFAVASVPDARAITAVIPPACRRGVEAAPAVTHEGDDLLLEFGPWRPRGGARHLLPAFSALSDRPCSFRFEASTAGAGGWSRWIAAASIGPAQFVPVATGSAGLETQIDFWMAARPVEAVRLRLRLRADGDAALLAAPWLVTLSASDLGPVEPGRASGAARLAVPARSQMAEGAAMAARICSPTSVAMVLGYWRMRDDLRDLAAEMFHPALDLYGVWPAAISAAARRGVLGYLLRFPDWASAAWCLDRGLPVVASVRYAAGELGGAAIAETSGHLLVLTGYEDGHVLVNDPAAPDAASVPRRYPLQQIVRVWLERAGVGYVLFRPDVR
- a CDS encoding zinc-dependent alcohol dehydrogenase family protein, which translates into the protein MRAMVLKSQAPIGERALRLETLPKPEPAAGEILVRVAVCGLCRTDLHIVEGELPLARTPIVPGHQAVGRVEGVGPGVTHLRPGDRVGIAWLRRTCGACRHCESGRENLCERAEFTGYHADGGFAEYAVVPAGFAYLLPDVFSDTEAAPLLCAGIIGYRALTLTGVGRGGRLALYGFGSSAHITLQVAAARDIRVYVVTRSAAARALARDLGAAWTGDVTDRPPTPAEGTIIFAPAGELVPLALRHLAPGGTLALAGIYMSRIPSLNYADLYGERRITSVANNTRDDGRRLLAEAAAIPVRPAVTAFPLEEANRALELLKHGGLTGSGVLVTGPE